Genomic segment of Alkalidesulfovibrio alkalitolerans DSM 16529:
ACGCGCTGCCCCCATACCGCGGCGGGCGCGTTTCTCGCCCGCAAGCCGCCCCGGACGCGGTCGCATGGTGAACATTGACGCAGGGACGCTCTTGGGGCCAAAAGAATCTCTGGAACCACACATGGAAAAAAGCAGAACGGCTCGTCAACGGCTCGTCGTCACCGGCCAGGTGCAGGGCGTCGGATTTCGTCCTTTCGTCTATCGCCTGGCCATGGAAGGCGGGCTCAGCGGAGAGGTGCGAAACGCCCCGGAGGGCGTGGTCATCGAAATCCAGGGCGACGAGCCCATGGTCGCGGCCTTTGCCGGACGGCTGCAAGCCGAACTGCCGCCGCTCGCGCGCATCGTCACCTTGTCCGTACAGGATGTTTCGCCCCGTGAGGACGAATCGACCTTCGTCATCGCCAAAAGCCATGCGGGCGAGGGGCACAGCGTGCTCATCTCGCCCGACACCGCGACCTGCGAAGACTGTCTGGCCGAGTTCAACGACCCCGCCGACCGCCGCCACCTCTACCCGTTCATCAACTGCACCAACTGCGGCCCACGCTACACCATCACCCGCTCCATCCCCTACGACCGCCCCGTGACCTCCATGGCCTGCTTCCCGCTCTGCGAGGCTTGTCGCGCGGAATACGAAAATCCGCTCGACCGCCGCTTCCACGCTCAGCCCAACGCCTGCCCCGAGTGCGGGCCGCGCGTGTGGCTCACGGACGCGGCAGGCCAGGGGTTGGCCGAGGGCCGCGAGGCCGTGGCGGCCTGCGCGAGAACCCTGGCCGAGGGCGGCATCGCGGCGATGAAGGGGCTTGGCGGCTTTCATCTGGTCGTGGACGCGCGAAACGAGCGCGCAGTGGAGGAATTGCGGACCCGCAAGCACCGCAAGGACAAGCCCCTGGCGATCATGGTTCCCGATCTGGCCCAGGCGCGAGCCGTGGCCGAGATCGGCCCGGAAGAGGCCCGGCTCCTCACCTCGGCCGAGCGCCCCATCGTGCTCTGCGCAAAACGCCCGGACGCGTCGCTCGCTCACGGTATCGCCCCGGACACGGACTTCGTGGGACTCATGCTGCCCTACGCGCCGCTACAGCATGCGCTGCTGCACGAGTATGCGGCGCTGTACAGCCCCCCCCTGGCCCTGGTCATGACATCGGGCAACGTCTCGGGCGATCCTATCGCGCTTGGCAACCGCGAAGCCTTGGCGCGACTCTCGGCCATCGCAGACGTCTTCTTGCTGCATGATCGCGACATCCTCATCCGGGCCGACGACAGCGTGGTGCGCGTGGACGCGCAACGCCACGCGCCCGTGTTCCTGCGCCGCGCGCGCGGCTACACCCCGCGTCCGGTGTTCCTCTCGCGCCACGGCCCCTGCGTGCTCGGCACGGGACCGGAGCTCAAGAACACCCTGTGCCTGACCAAGGGCGACCAGGCCTTCGTGAGCCAGCACATCGGCGACATGGAGAACTTGCAGACCTTCGCCTTCTGGCAGGAGATCGCGGCCCACCTCGCGGACATCCTGCGCGTGCAGCCCGAGTTCATGGTCCACGACCTGCACCCGGACTACCTGACCACGCGCCATGCCCTGGAACAGGCCGGATATCCCGGAGGGTTGCCCGTGGCCCCGCTGCAACACCACTATGCCCACGCCCACGCCGTGCTGGCTGAGAACCGCTTCGAGGGCCGGGCCGTGGTTCTGGCCCTGGACGGCACCGGCTACGGCGAGGACGGCACGCTGTGGGGCGGCGAATGCCTGCTCGTGGACACCGAATCGCTCGACCACGCCCGGCTCGGTTGCCTGACCACGCTTCGCCTGCCTGGCGGCGAGGCGGCCATCCGCGAACCCTGGCGCGTGGCCCAGGCCGCGCTCCTCGAGCTGGGCGAGCGCGCGCCGGGCGCGCGACCCTGGCCCTGGCTGCAAAGCTTTGCGGCCGCCTCGAACGTGGTCGGCCAGATGCTCGACAAGGGATTGAACAGTCCCGCGACCACGAGTTGTGGTCGGCTCTTCGACGCCGCGGCCGGACTGCTTGGCCTCTCCATGACCATCGGCTACGAGGCGCAGGCGGCCATCGTCCTCGAACAGATCCAGGACCCGCTCGAAGGAAGCGCCTACCCCTGCCCGCTCATGGAAGAGAACGACCGCCTCGTGCTCGATGCCAGGGCTCTTCTGGCCGCCCTTTGGGCCGACCGCGCGGCCACACCCGCGCAGGCCGCGCGTCGCTTCCACCTGGGACTGGCCGCCGGGCTGACCGAGATGGCCGCGCGCGCGGCCGAGATCGCCGCCGTGGACACGGTGGGACTTTCCGGGGGGTGCCTTTTGAACATGACCCTGGCCCAAAAACTGGTCCGCTCCCTTTCCGGGCGCGGCCTGCGCGTGCTGTGTCACACCGAGCTTCCGCCCGGAGACGCCTGCGTTTCGCTCGGTCAGGCCGTGTGGGGGCGGCGGCGGCTCGAAATCAACTCTTGCGCGAACCGGTCGTCCCAGGCCGGGGCATAGTCCGCAGGAACGACTTCACGTTCTTGACGCCTTCGATGGCCTTGACGATGGAGATGGCCTTGTCTATCTCGGCCTGGCTGCCCACTATACCCACCAGCACCACGTCACACTGCACGATGGACAACTCGATGTTCGTGGCCGAGACGCCCGAAGTCCCGTACAGTTCGTAGTTCAGCTCGGCCCGCATCTGTTGGCGGTCCATGAAACCGCACTCCGAGTCCTGCTTGGGCAGCAGATAATGGTGGACCCGGTAGACTCCCTCGGTGGTCCGCGCGATCTGCAGCGCCTTGTCGCGCTCCATCTCACTCGAATACTCGCCCACGATATATGCCTCGTTCAGGAACGCATAGGGCGTGATGCCGAAGTAGCTGACTTCGCTGTCCGAGGCGTAGGCCGCCTCTATCCTGGTTTTGATCTGCCTGTCCTGGGCGATCTGGGCGGTGCTGCGCTCATCCACGACCGTGCCGTACACGGCACCCCAGGGTGTGGCGCTGCCGCATCCCGCCAAAAAGGCCGCGAAAACCATGATCCAAAACAGTCTGAACATGATCTCCTCCTGGCCTGGCTTGCCGCTTTATGGCAAATGGCCAACAATTTCAATTTATTATCAGAATACCTGCAAGTCGGCAACGCTTGACAATCTCGCGTCGGACTACCTATAGCTTGAAGCCTTGGAAACTCACGGAGTTCATACTCCAAAGCGGGAGACGATGGCAAAGGGTTCTGACGGACGTTCCAACTGACATCAGGAGTGCTGCATGCTGGACCTGCTTGCATCCCAGCGCACATACGCGCTGGTCGGACATGGCGGCTCGGGAAAGACCTCGGTGGCGGAGATGCTTCTCTTCACTGCCGGTTCCCTGGACAGGCTCGGTAAAATCGAGGAAGGGACCACCTGCCTCGACCATGAACCCGAGGAAGTCAAACGGCGCGGCAGCATCCAGCCCGGCTTCGCACGCCTGCTCTGGAAAAAGAACC
This window contains:
- the hypF gene encoding carbamoyltransferase HypF, producing MEKSRTARQRLVVTGQVQGVGFRPFVYRLAMEGGLSGEVRNAPEGVVIEIQGDEPMVAAFAGRLQAELPPLARIVTLSVQDVSPREDESTFVIAKSHAGEGHSVLISPDTATCEDCLAEFNDPADRRHLYPFINCTNCGPRYTITRSIPYDRPVTSMACFPLCEACRAEYENPLDRRFHAQPNACPECGPRVWLTDAAGQGLAEGREAVAACARTLAEGGIAAMKGLGGFHLVVDARNERAVEELRTRKHRKDKPLAIMVPDLAQARAVAEIGPEEARLLTSAERPIVLCAKRPDASLAHGIAPDTDFVGLMLPYAPLQHALLHEYAALYSPPLALVMTSGNVSGDPIALGNREALARLSAIADVFLLHDRDILIRADDSVVRVDAQRHAPVFLRRARGYTPRPVFLSRHGPCVLGTGPELKNTLCLTKGDQAFVSQHIGDMENLQTFAFWQEIAAHLADILRVQPEFMVHDLHPDYLTTRHALEQAGYPGGLPVAPLQHHYAHAHAVLAENRFEGRAVVLALDGTGYGEDGTLWGGECLLVDTESLDHARLGCLTTLRLPGGEAAIREPWRVAQAALLELGERAPGARPWPWLQSFAAASNVVGQMLDKGLNSPATTSCGRLFDAAAGLLGLSMTIGYEAQAAIVLEQIQDPLEGSAYPCPLMEENDRLVLDARALLAALWADRAATPAQAARRFHLGLAAGLTEMAARAAEIAAVDTVGLSGGCLLNMTLAQKLVRSLSGRGLRVLCHTELPPGDACVSLGQAVWGRRRLEINSCANRSSQAGA
- a CDS encoding BON domain-containing protein, encoding MFRLFWIMVFAAFLAGCGSATPWGAVYGTVVDERSTAQIAQDRQIKTRIEAAYASDSEVSYFGITPYAFLNEAYIVGEYSSEMERDKALQIARTTEGVYRVHHYLLPKQDSECGFMDRQQMRAELNYELYGTSGVSATNIELSIVQCDVVLVGIVGSQAEIDKAISIVKAIEGVKNVKSFLRTMPRPGTTGSRKS